Proteins co-encoded in one Flavobacteriaceae bacterium MAR_2009_75 genomic window:
- a CDS encoding 4-amino-4-deoxy-L-arabinose transferase-like glycosyltransferase: MISNSRYWFLVFLVILVYFAGIFVTLFENDSAQFAVMAMRMVQENDFLNLFKGTEEYLDKPHLHYWLAAFSYLVFGIEDWAYRIPGILALLLGAYSSYGLGKLLYSKDIGKISALVFMTAQTIVLAAIDVRTDAVLTGFVILSIWQLATYINTRSLKALLLGSIGAGLAFSSKGQLAILVIGLAILSHLAYRRDWKALVNWKVVFGLLAFAITIAPILYAYYHQFDMHPEKIIREKSNRSGIFFIFWEQSFERLSGEGMGSNSSDYFFFFHTYLWVFLPWTFLGIMAYTKKIKTLFKLKFKYVEGQEFLTLGGITFFFLIASFSQFKLPHYLNSIIPLFSILTASYLYKVSERKTLRTLLGIQYFVLSVVFMATVLLCFLVFEFENIFALAFLLIFLLVIIYFCLKREGYTLRLVTISVYSSLLLNATLNLHFYPNLLTYQAGSSMAEVVNEMDIPTDKIYKIGDYHTWSLDFYNKKPVKITSYEAIKNKKDIWVYANDAQLRELQDRDFDWNIQYTRAQFRITRLSLKFLNPSKRKKTLKKMHLVHIY; encoded by the coding sequence ATGATATCTAACTCTAGATATTGGTTTTTAGTGTTCTTGGTTATTCTGGTGTACTTCGCCGGTATATTCGTAACCCTTTTCGAAAATGACTCTGCGCAATTTGCAGTTATGGCCATGCGAATGGTTCAGGAAAATGATTTTTTGAACCTTTTCAAGGGCACTGAAGAGTATTTAGATAAACCACACTTACATTATTGGCTTGCCGCGTTTTCATACCTCGTTTTTGGTATCGAAGATTGGGCATACCGCATACCCGGTATTTTGGCTTTGTTGTTAGGTGCCTACAGCAGTTATGGGCTAGGCAAATTATTGTACTCTAAAGATATTGGTAAGATTTCGGCGCTTGTTTTTATGACGGCCCAGACCATAGTTCTTGCAGCTATCGATGTTAGAACTGATGCTGTTTTGACCGGCTTTGTCATTTTGTCGATTTGGCAACTTGCTACCTATATCAATACAAGATCTTTAAAGGCGCTTCTGTTGGGTTCTATAGGCGCCGGATTGGCATTTTCGTCCAAAGGGCAGCTGGCGATATTGGTTATTGGTTTGGCAATACTCAGTCATTTGGCCTATCGAAGAGATTGGAAAGCACTAGTAAATTGGAAAGTGGTTTTTGGTTTGCTTGCTTTTGCAATAACCATTGCTCCGATACTTTACGCATATTACCATCAATTTGATATGCATCCTGAGAAGATAATTAGGGAAAAAAGTAATCGTAGTGGTATCTTCTTTATTTTTTGGGAGCAAAGTTTTGAAAGACTAAGTGGCGAGGGCATGGGTAGCAATAGTAGTGACTACTTTTTCTTTTTTCATACTTATTTGTGGGTGTTCTTGCCGTGGACGTTCTTAGGCATCATGGCCTATACCAAAAAAATCAAGACACTTTTTAAATTGAAGTTTAAATACGTAGAAGGTCAAGAGTTTTTAACTTTGGGCGGCATTACTTTTTTCTTTCTCATAGCCAGCTTTTCCCAGTTCAAATTACCGCATTACTTAAATAGTATAATCCCTCTTTTTTCGATTTTGACGGCATCTTACCTATACAAGGTAAGTGAAAGGAAAACTTTGAGAACACTCCTAGGTATTCAGTACTTCGTGCTGAGCGTAGTTTTTATGGCTACGGTACTACTTTGTTTTTTAGTTTTCGAGTTTGAGAATATTTTCGCCTTGGCGTTTCTTTTAATTTTTCTTTTGGTCATTATTTATTTCTGCCTCAAGAGGGAAGGCTATACACTACGCTTAGTTACAATTTCGGTGTATTCATCGCTGCTTTTGAACGCTACACTGAACCTCCATTTTTATCCAAATCTTTTAACTTATCAAGCAGGTTCAAGTATGGCTGAAGTTGTAAACGAAATGGACATACCCACGGATAAGATTTATAAAATAGGTGATTACCATACCTGGTCTTTAGATTTTTACAACAAGAAACCTGTTAAAATTACATCCTACGAAGCCATAAAAAACAAGAAGGATATTTGGGTTTATGCCAATGATGCTCAACTTCGTGAACTTCAAGACCGTGATTTTGATTGGAATATTCAATATACACGGGCACAA
- a CDS encoding undecaprenyl-diphosphatase: MLEELIQYDKELFLLLNNLGNPSWDAFWMFITNKLSAIPLYIVLLLLTYKQFGIRKTVLFVVTVAVMILVTDQLSNFFKYGVQRLRPCYDSDLDGLVRLVKKSCGGKFGYFSAHAANNFAVAFFFTFLLRSKYRYLGIFLIFWAILVSYSRIYIGVHFPLDVFSGALIGLVFSWLFTKLAIFAVDKLPL, from the coding sequence ATGTTGGAAGAATTGATTCAATACGATAAAGAACTTTTTCTTTTACTGAATAATTTAGGAAACCCAAGTTGGGATGCATTTTGGATGTTTATCACCAACAAACTTTCCGCAATACCTTTATATATAGTTCTCCTACTTTTAACTTACAAACAGTTCGGAATTAGGAAAACCGTACTTTTTGTGGTCACCGTGGCTGTGATGATATTGGTAACCGATCAGTTGTCTAACTTTTTTAAATATGGAGTTCAACGCTTGCGACCTTGTTACGATTCTGATTTAGACGGTCTGGTCAGACTGGTGAAAAAATCTTGTGGAGGTAAATTCGGATATTTTTCTGCACATGCGGCCAATAATTTTGCGGTAGCCTTTTTCTTTACATTCCTGTTGAGGTCAAAATACCGTTACCTAGGAATTTTCTTGATATTCTGGGCGATTTTGGTTTCCTATAGTCGAATTTATATCGGGGTACATTTTCCTTTAGATGTGTTCTCAGGCGCTTTAATCGGGCTGGTTTTTAGCTGGTTATTTACAAAGTTGGCTATATTTGCAGTCGACAAATTACCTTTATGA
- a CDS encoding MATE family multidrug resistance protein (manually curated), whose protein sequence is MFEQYTKEFKYNIKLSVPVIMGMLGHTFVQLADNIMVGQLGTAQLAAVSLGNSFVFIAMSIGIGFSTAITPLVAEADGAGNKADGKSALKHGLALCTVLGLSLFGIILLAKPLMYMMKQPPEVVELAIPYLDLVAFSLVPLIVFQAFKQFSEGLSQTRYPMYATIIANIVNIVLNYLLIFGAFGFPEMGIVGAAIGTLVSRFVMVGHLWFLLKRKKKFHDYVTGFNFRNLERKVIDKIISLGFPSALQMLFEVAIFTAAIWLSGVLGKNAQAANQIALNLSSMTFMFGMGLGVAAMIRVGNQKGLKNFTELRRIGQSIFFLTFLLEIVFALLFLWGRHWFPTLYLDVDDVINMADNTQVIALAAELLLVAAFFQISDGVQVVVLGALRGMQDVKIPTLLTFIAYWVIGFPLSYYLGLHTDFESTGIWIGLLVGLTASGIMLYIRFNYLTKKMIAETSH, encoded by the coding sequence TTGTTTGAACAATACACGAAAGAATTTAAATATAATATAAAACTATCTGTACCGGTAATCATGGGTATGTTGGGCCATACATTTGTACAGTTGGCCGATAACATTATGGTGGGGCAGTTGGGCACCGCTCAATTGGCCGCCGTTTCATTAGGTAACAGTTTCGTTTTCATAGCCATGTCTATCGGTATTGGTTTTTCTACAGCGATTACACCCTTGGTCGCTGAGGCAGACGGGGCCGGTAATAAGGCAGACGGTAAGAGCGCTTTAAAACACGGGCTGGCCCTATGTACAGTTTTAGGGCTTTCTCTTTTCGGCATCATATTATTGGCTAAACCGCTGATGTATATGATGAAGCAGCCCCCAGAAGTAGTGGAGCTGGCCATTCCGTATCTTGATTTGGTAGCTTTTTCGTTGGTTCCGCTGATCGTCTTTCAAGCGTTCAAACAATTTTCTGAAGGGCTGTCTCAAACGAGATACCCCATGTATGCTACTATAATCGCCAATATAGTAAACATTGTTCTTAACTACCTGCTGATATTTGGGGCGTTCGGTTTCCCTGAAATGGGTATCGTCGGTGCGGCGATTGGTACTCTTGTATCTCGATTTGTCATGGTAGGTCACCTTTGGTTTTTGTTGAAGCGTAAAAAGAAATTTCACGACTATGTAACCGGATTCAATTTCCGTAATCTCGAAAGAAAAGTAATCGATAAGATTATAAGCTTAGGTTTTCCCTCAGCGCTACAAATGCTCTTTGAAGTAGCAATTTTCACGGCGGCTATATGGCTTAGTGGGGTTCTGGGCAAAAATGCCCAAGCGGCCAATCAAATAGCCCTAAACCTGAGTAGTATGACATTCATGTTCGGCATGGGGCTGGGCGTGGCCGCTATGATTCGAGTGGGCAACCAAAAGGGTCTTAAGAATTTTACAGAGTTGAGACGTATCGGTCAATCGATATTTTTTCTGACCTTTTTATTGGAAATCGTCTTTGCTCTTTTATTCTTATGGGGCCGCCACTGGTTTCCCACCCTATACCTCGATGTTGATGATGTAATTAATATGGCTGATAATACCCAAGTGATTGCATTGGCCGCTGAATTACTTTTGGTCGCTGCGTTTTTTCAAATTTCTGACGGGGTGCAAGTAGTAGTTTTAGGCGCTTTGCGTGGTATGCAAGATGTGAAGATTCCGACCCTTCTAACATTCATTGCATATTGGGTTATTGGTTTTCCTCTAAGTTATTATTTAGGCCTTCATACCGATTTTGAAAGTACCGGAATATGGATCGGACTTCTGGTAGGGCTTACCGCATCAGGTATTATGTTGTATATTCGATTTAATTATTTAACCAAAAAAATGATTGCTGAGACATCCCATTAA
- a CDS encoding XTP/dITP diphosphohydrolase: MNSRKEQLQAFDRLLTIMDELRAQCPWDKKQTMQTLRHLTIEETYELGDAILDDDLEEVKKELGDVLLHIVFYSKIGSETKDFDIADVCNNICDKLINRHPHIYGDVKVEDEEDVKRNWENIKLKEGKKSVLEGVPNGLPSLVKANRIQDKVAGVGFDWEKPEQVWEKVQEELSEFQDEVAAGNKNQMESEFGDVMFSMVNYARFLEINPENALERTNKKFMGRFQYLEKKAKQIGKPLKEMTLEEMNVFWEEAKQVQRIGLKSETETE; the protein is encoded by the coding sequence ATGAACTCTAGAAAGGAACAACTTCAAGCTTTTGATCGGTTACTGACTATTATGGATGAGCTTCGAGCCCAATGTCCATGGGATAAGAAGCAGACCATGCAGACCCTAAGACATTTGACCATTGAGGAAACCTATGAGTTGGGTGATGCCATTTTAGATGATGATTTAGAGGAAGTGAAAAAAGAACTTGGCGATGTTCTTTTGCATATTGTTTTCTATTCGAAGATAGGTTCAGAGACCAAAGATTTTGACATAGCAGATGTCTGTAATAATATATGCGATAAGCTCATAAACAGGCATCCGCATATTTATGGTGATGTAAAGGTTGAAGATGAAGAAGACGTAAAGAGAAATTGGGAGAACATCAAGCTCAAAGAAGGCAAAAAAAGTGTTTTAGAAGGTGTGCCGAACGGGTTACCATCTTTGGTAAAGGCTAATCGAATTCAAGATAAAGTTGCAGGTGTAGGTTTTGACTGGGAAAAACCGGAACAAGTCTGGGAAAAGGTTCAGGAAGAACTATCTGAGTTTCAAGATGAAGTAGCTGCTGGCAATAAGAATCAGATGGAATCGGAATTCGGCGATGTGATGTTTTCTATGGTCAACTATGCCCGATTTTTAGAAATCAATCCGGAAAACGCCTTGGAGCGCACTAACAAGAAATTCATGGGCCGATTTCAGTATTTAGAAAAGAAAGCAAAACAAATTGGAAAGCCGTTGAAAGAAATGACCCTTGAAGAAATGAATGTGTTTTGGGAAGAAGCCAAACAGGTTCAAAGAATTGGTCTAAAGTCAGAGACAGAAACCGAATAA
- a CDS encoding secreted protein, protein MISRRQFVKRTSIAGASTLLIPSFSFNTPNQPQYGVQLYSFRDDMLKDPKATLEQIADIGIKKIESARSNKGLYYGLSPKEMKKTCEDLGMQLTSGHVALDDDFENTIEQAVDSGQEYLICSSLPSKGQTVDNYKKVAEAFNKAGESCKKSGLKFGYHNHEYEFESDNGQVLYDLLMDQTEPDLVHMELDLGWVVVAGKDPLNYFKKYPGRFPLWHLKDMNMHEKESTEFGKGGLDIKKMIKMQKESGVEHIFIEQEEYASTPLESMKHNMQFLENL, encoded by the coding sequence ATGATTTCAAGAAGACAATTCGTTAAACGAACCTCGATTGCCGGTGCCTCTACCCTGCTAATACCCTCATTTTCTTTTAATACACCTAATCAGCCCCAATACGGTGTTCAATTATACTCTTTTAGGGATGATATGTTAAAAGATCCTAAGGCCACTCTAGAACAAATTGCTGATATAGGCATCAAAAAAATAGAGTCGGCAAGAAGCAATAAGGGGCTTTACTATGGGCTATCTCCTAAAGAAATGAAAAAGACATGTGAAGATTTGGGAATGCAATTGACCAGTGGCCATGTCGCCCTAGATGATGATTTCGAAAATACTATTGAACAAGCTGTAGACTCTGGGCAAGAATATCTTATTTGTTCTTCGCTGCCCAGTAAAGGTCAGACGGTCGACAACTATAAGAAAGTAGCGGAAGCATTTAATAAAGCAGGTGAGTCTTGCAAAAAATCGGGATTAAAGTTTGGGTATCACAATCACGAATATGAATTCGAATCTGATAATGGTCAAGTACTTTATGATCTTTTAATGGACCAAACCGAACCTGATTTGGTTCATATGGAACTCGATCTTGGGTGGGTAGTCGTAGCCGGTAAAGATCCTCTAAATTATTTTAAAAAGTATCCTGGGCGTTTTCCACTTTGGCATTTGAAAGACATGAACATGCATGAAAAAGAAAGTACTGAATTTGGTAAAGGAGGCTTGGATATCAAAAAAATGATAAAAATGCAAAAAGAGTCTGGCGTTGAACACATTTTTATAGAACAAGAAGAATATGCAAGCACACCTCTAGAAAGCATGAAACATAATATGCAATTTTTAGAGAATCTTTAA
- a CDS encoding gluconolactonase: MKIMKNSMTTLMSALLFGLLLNISCKAQQVTRNIVATDAKLTLVADTFEFTEGPASDKNGDVYFTDQPNNRIVKWNSKNNTVTDYMKPAGRSNGLYIDHDGNLLAAADEKNELWRIDKNKEVTVLLKDFKHKKFNGPNDLWVDKSGGIYFTDPFYKRPWWKHTEPEQSARRVYYLEPNGSSPRFVIDDNYEQPNGIIGSADGKTLYVSDNGAKKTYVYTIEKDGSLSNKKLFADMGSDGMTVDNLGNVYLTGDGVTVFNSKGEKIEHIAVPEKWTANVTFAGPDQNILFITAMDSVYTLEMAVNGVRW, from the coding sequence ATGAAAATTATGAAAAATTCTATGACCACCTTAATGAGTGCGTTATTATTTGGCCTTTTGTTGAATATTTCATGTAAAGCTCAACAAGTAACCAGAAATATTGTCGCAACTGATGCAAAACTCACTTTAGTGGCTGACACTTTTGAATTTACCGAGGGTCCGGCATCCGATAAAAATGGAGACGTTTATTTTACCGATCAACCAAATAATCGCATTGTAAAATGGAATTCAAAAAATAATACGGTCACTGATTATATGAAACCTGCCGGGCGCTCAAACGGACTTTACATCGATCATGATGGCAATCTTTTGGCTGCCGCGGATGAAAAAAATGAACTTTGGCGTATTGACAAGAACAAAGAAGTAACCGTTCTTCTTAAAGACTTTAAGCATAAGAAATTCAACGGCCCAAATGATCTGTGGGTCGACAAGTCAGGTGGTATCTACTTCACCGACCCTTTCTATAAACGCCCTTGGTGGAAACATACAGAACCAGAACAATCTGCCAGACGCGTTTATTATCTAGAACCGAACGGCTCTTCACCCAGATTTGTCATCGATGATAATTATGAACAGCCCAATGGCATAATCGGATCAGCAGATGGCAAAACACTTTATGTCTCTGATAATGGAGCAAAAAAAACATATGTCTATACCATTGAAAAAGATGGAAGCCTAAGTAATAAAAAACTTTTCGCCGATATGGGTAGTGACGGTATGACCGTTGACAACTTAGGCAATGTGTATTTGACCGGAGACGGAGTTACCGTATTCAATTCAAAGGGAGAGAAAATAGAACATATCGCCGTACCCGAAAAATGGACGGCCAATGTGACTTTTGCAGGCCCTGATCAAAATATATTGTTCATAACCGCAATGGATTCAGTTTACACACTAGAAATGGCAGTTAATGGCGTTCGATGGTAA
- a CDS encoding response regulator receiver domain-containing protein has translation MKKASILLVDDDEIYLYLTERLIDGISENLTVKSFTDGEKAFDYVSNCVNEQTELPGVILLDVNMPFLDGWGFLREFKELKNKINDKVFIYLVTSSERERDKVRAQEFEELTGYVVKPVSEDKLVEILNEVYENHW, from the coding sequence ATGAAAAAAGCTAGTATTCTACTTGTAGACGATGATGAAATTTATCTCTACCTAACAGAACGACTGATAGATGGTATATCAGAGAATTTAACCGTAAAATCGTTCACTGATGGTGAAAAGGCGTTCGACTATGTAAGCAACTGCGTAAATGAGCAGACCGAATTGCCCGGAGTTATTCTATTGGACGTAAATATGCCATTTTTAGATGGCTGGGGATTCTTACGGGAATTCAAAGAATTGAAAAACAAGATAAACGACAAAGTATTTATTTACTTGGTGACCTCTTCTGAACGTGAAAGGGATAAAGTACGTGCCCAAGAATTTGAAGAACTTACGGGGTATGTGGTAAAACCGGTATCGGAAGATAAGTTGGTAGAAATACTTAATGAAGTTTATGAAAACCACTGGTAA